The window AATATCTTCTAATCCTGTCACATTTTCAAGTGTGTATCGCGGTGCCAACTTTCTACATTTTCCAGAAAGCAGGCTCACACAAACAATTTCAGCCTACCTCATTTTGAGCAAACATTAATCTCCTCCCAGTTAATTGGTTTATATAGTGTGTGAATAAGTGCCATTACTTATGCATGTGGAAACAAGgaacactgatttttaaaagcaaacttGACAGCCAAAACAGCTAAATGAAGTTAGCGGGGAAGTTAGCTTGCTTACTAGTTAAATAGCTGTATAGCTAACAAGTCTTGATTCtgacagcctctctctctggatTCTTCTCCCACttgttaaatgaaatgtttgtcCAGTTATACTTTGAATAATACATTATCTTGGTCCAATTAGTTAGTCTAAAGTGAGTCCAAATGGCTCCTCGTACAGTAAAAACCATGCCAGTTATTACTAGCAACCCGAGTGATTACAGAACATAATTCATGCTTTAATCATATCAAACCCATATTTCATTCTTAATTATctactgaaaaattaatttcatttagcTGTTTGAATCGTTTTCAATGCTGCTACAGGACTAGACAAGTTTCTTTCTAACAGTTTTTTAGCTTTCTTGCTGGAATACACAATAATGATTTAACTGATCGTCAGAGCTTAGACTCTCAGCGCCTCTGCTCTTCCGGCTACCCAGTGACTTCTCTGTGGATCTAGCACTAACCAAGCGAAAGGAAAGGGAAGAAGTtgaaatttatttcataattacatgatcaggaaaataatttctGGTCTCGTCTGACAGATAATGAAGTGAGTTGAATTTGTCTTTGCCTGCCCTGTAGCATTTTCAGAGCTGCTTTTTCCCGCCTTGTCCTGCATTGCTGTGGGAGGAATTCTGCTCCTTCTAACTAACATGCAGGTGAGGAATCCACAGCATTCCTCCATACTGTACTTACCTCAGCatagaaacatactgtatgtcctaaATAAAACGGATTGCACAACAGACACTTTTGGACAGCCTATGCATTTTGTATTGATGTTACGGTGTGTGTCTGGAAGGTGGGCAACCTTTTCGCGGTTCACCGCTCCACCGTCATCACCCTCTACAACGGTGCCTTTGACTCCTCCTCAGTTGTGTTCCTCATCATCAAGGTAAAACAGTGAAGCTGTTCATCTGCGTTCTGgctttattttaaactgttctCTAGATTGATGGTTGTCAAAAAACAATGTTGGACATAATTCAGGGCATTCACATTGCATGATGTAGTAATGCTTGGCTTTAACTGTTGTCTGTTCTGTTGCACAGTGGGATAATCTCTGTCAACTACTGCATATGGATGGTGGATTCTTTGCTTTAGAGAGTTAGCCAGCTTGCCGTAGTGGCAGACACTATTAGtcacattgaaaaataaaacattttacctACAGctagagagaacaaaaaaaacaacaattgttttttgtcatgtttgcagcaaaaaaatgtgaaatttggtCCTTTTTATCAATTCCACTTTAACTTGTGGTTTGAAATGCAATTGAAATACACCATAAGAGGTCATGGTGCTCTGTGCCTGTTCGACatacatgtgtatttttattagcACTAAGGAACATACAAATCAACTGCTAGAAAATTGTTATTATCTATTTTCTTGAGGTTTAaccaaattgttttttcttctgctttccaGGTTCTGTATGAACAGGGAGTCTGTCTCCGCTCCTCCTTCCTTGTTTTGTCCTTCTGCAGCATCGTACACCTGTTGAGGACCTTCCTGCTTATGCCCACAGCCCACATCCCGTACCCTCTGCCACAACACTACACCTACGGGTGAGAGTATGACATAAACTTTGGAGCAGCTATTTTGCCTGAGGTTGCGTAGATCATCCTCATGGATGAGACATGACGTATACATCCACTTTTTCTGACGCTCAGACTGAATCGTGGGAAGGCCAACACTTACAATGTGGAGCAGTTTGATAGGATGAGGGACGGCACGATGACAGCGTCACAGGAGTCCAGTGCGAGGGACAACTCACCACCAGCACCTAAGGAAGGGACAGAGGCCCAAGACTCTGCAAAAGGTACTTATCctcattgttttcatcttctcctcAACATCCACAATGTCAGGTGTGTAGACCATGTTTTTCAACagccaaaactaaaaatatcttCTTTACATGTGCCAATGCAGAAAACAACTAGAGAAACAACTAAAAATGCCCACTAACGCTGATCTTCCTCAGTATTTTTTGCCTAATCTCCACTGTTTTCCActctgatcacacacacacacacacacacacacacacacacacacacacacacacacacacacacacacacacacagacacactttgtAGTAGCAAGCAGTCTTCATCTATTTTTTGTTATAGCAATGGGATGCAATGTAGTATTAGCTGCTAGAGTTTTGGATCTTCTCTACAATCATTTGACCAGAAAACACTTATCATTATGATGGTTATTCAGCACGATCTTTTTGGACAATTTAAGAGTCATTTATTTTGCTTAGTTTGGAGCTGTTAAAAGATGAACACAGTAATTTCTGGAAGAACTGATCactgaactgttcctttaacccAGTGCTGAGCAGATAAACTAAACACAGGCCAAAATGTGCTTGAAATGTCACAATtagattttaataaatgtaacataACACAGGCTTCCTATGAATTTTCCTGTGTTTAGCGGCAAGTTTCCAAAGCTGTGTGTGGTCTTGGTTCTTCCTGTGGCACCTGCTGTGGTTGTCCATCATGCAGCTGAGACATTATCTCTTCATTGGCACACTCAACCCCATGCTCCACCGCCATGGCTAACAACAGCCCCAACCTGGGTAACTGATTATAATATTCACTGACCCTCCTTTACCACATATATTAACTGCCTGTGATTTAAAGCTCACTCCTTGTTCTCTCATTGGcctttttcattctctcctctccttatCACCACCCAACACCAACTCCTGTCTTCTTCTATGCCTCTCTCTGTGGCTATTTCCTTCCCACTGTATCTCCCTCAGTAAGCCACTACACAAATGCTTTTGCCGTGACCCAGCTGTGTGGAGTGCTGTTTGCTCCCTGGAACGGCCTCATCATGGACAGACACAAGGGGAAGCCTCTGGCTCCTGGTAAATCAGTGACTGGTGTTATAActacatgtctgtgtgtctgtgtgtgtgcaacagaCCAGCTTTACTTATTTCTTCTTAACTCTTTTCCCTCCTGTAggagaaacagagcaggagGCGGACCTGcgctcctcctctctgtctctgttcctgACCTCCCTGCAGTGCCTGCTCTTCTCTGTGTGCGCCTCcgttcctctcctccccctgcaGTATCTCACCTTTCTTCTACAAGTGCTCAATCGCTCCTTCCTCTATGGCGGAAATGCAGCCTTCATTAGCATCGCGTGAGCAGCTATCACATACACTAACAGGGTGGACAGAATAAAAGGACCACTTTAAAACGCAGTAGTCCTGCAGAAAACACCAACTTGGTTAAGGCcacaatgtttgtttcttttatgaCAGTGACATGCTCGATGGTCATTTCTCTGTATGATGTGTTGTTGAAAAAAGATAATTTAACGTCTTTCAGTCAGAGTAAAGTCTGCCTGTAAACACTGTTCATCTTTGCAAATGATATTTTCTTATGTTTAGCTATGTCAACATGATTTTcaaagtattattattaattttgcagtgtttttagcTGTTGCAGTCCTGGCAGCGACTGTCACATATCTTTGCACTTCTGTACGGTGCATTGTTGCTTTAAAACTCATTTATATGGTGAAATTGAAATTATTACACCAGTTACACATCAAATATTGAAGAGTGCAGAGTTCGTGCGAGAAGGAATATAGGATGAAGACCATTCATAAAGCATCCTACAGATCAGCTAACAACAAAATCTGTGAACAGTCACAATGTTTGCCTACTTTTCTATCCTGGCATCCCTATCCTCTATGAAGATGGAAGTGCTGAGGGACCTGACTCAGCGAATTCAAAGGTTCACTAAATGAACTACTCTATGTTTCACTGCTGTGATATTGGTGCCATCATACACGCTGGAATGCCACTGGAAGTGcgacacatacagtaggtgcCAGACACATCCCAAGTTACAGACGTACCTGTGAAAATGACACGTCTTCTCCCTCAGTTTCCCAGCCTGTCACTTTGGGAAGCTGTACGGCCTGATGATGTCCATGTCTGCTGTCGTCTCTCTGCTGCAGTACCCCTGCTTCGCCCTCGTCAAAGGAGCTCTGGGTGGTGACCCCTTTTTTGTAAGTGCTCAAGAAAGTTTAAGACGTAGTTTTGCAGAAGAAAGAGCGGTTGATGTCAAAACAAGCTGTACAAAGCTGATATTTAGAGCACACATGTAGGCAAGAATACATTTTGGGGAGCAGTTTGTGCCACTTTAGTGGTCAGAggattcatttcaaaatgaaatgtaggtccGCATATAAAATCAAACAGACAAGAGTAGTGTGATATTGTAACTGGCATCAGGtaatgaatgatgttttcatgtgttcCAGGTGGACATTACTCTGACCCTCCTCACTCTGGTGGTGTTTATCCATCCCGTCTGCGTCTTCATCCACTGTAGGAAACTAGCCCACCACAGGGAAGACAACGGCCAGACTGAAGCCACTAGTGCCACCAAGCTGGCTGAGGCCAAGCTATAGAGGGATAataatgcaaatgttttagtCTCTGTCTAGAGGTGTTGCTTCCCAGGTTGTAAAacacttttctgtctgttcctgATCATTGTTTTTCACTAGAAAATAAAGATTgtaattgtaataacttttgttttttatccaaGTGCACtgaattcatttcaaatgtttttaatgcttGTGAGAACAGATACATTACAGGAAGACAAAAACTGTTATTCTGCACGTATGTGAATATGCAAAGATTCAAGAACATCACAGTCTAAAACAATACAGAAATTGTGCTAATGTGCTTCATCCATTGATTTCACAATGTGCAATGTAGTTctgaaaattacattatacttcgtaaaagtttgaaaaaacttttaGGTTTCACTCCACATCTAACAAATTACTTTCTAAAATTCAGCAGGTCTACAGTAACAAGTAAACAATCTTTCTCTACAATTGAAATGAGACAGCACATTTTATTCTATGCATTAAGCTTTGAACTGTTTTCCTGGGATCCTTTTTCAGCGATCACTTCATTTATGATTGAAGTTCCATCGTTAATTTTTACTGAGACAATTTTTGAATTCCTTCGTAACATGAAGAAACAGCAGCATGAATTGAGCTAATATTCAGTCTTTGGAGTTGTCTTTTATAATCTACTGATTGATAACACAAAATACAAGTGGTAATGGTAAAGTCACATGGTAGAAGTTTTACTCAGTACAATCATGAAGGACCTTGACAGACAATCCACTTGTACAGTTATATATGTTTCTTCAAAAAAATAGGAATACCTTTCAATCTACTATATCATAGTATTAAAACAAGGTAAGGCACAAGGTGCTACAAAGTACTATAAAcagttaaatgtaaatcagtAGTAGAATAGTCCAAACTATACACACTACATTAAgtattttccttctctttagTGCCTAGAAAatcaggaaataaaaatgacaacatcAAATCTGTTTTACTTGCATATAATGACCTTCATAATAATTaaggttaaataaatattttcaatcAATAAACTTTAGACAAGGTGACGATAGTTGAAGGATGTTCCAATCCAATATAAAGCCGCATCTCTAATCCCCCAAAAATTAGTCTCTTCctaatatgcatttattttacactCTCATATGACCTCTCTATGTACGGCATCCAACCTCAGCATCCTGTTCTTATCCCAGCTGGAGACATTGtgctctttctcctttttccagCATGATAACTTTGTGTTGGGGCTTTGGTTTATGGTAATAATCAAGTTTATATCTGGATAAGTCTAATTTTTACACGTGTAGCTGACTGTTAAATTAAGAGTGTGTGTAAAAGCAatcagtgttgtgtgtatgtgtttatgggACCTTTTCAATCCCAGTGTTCCTGTCATCATTTCTAACTGCTGTTTGCCCGGTGTCGGTGGTGGGCATTTGGTTGTGGTGTAGAAACAGGATCGCTTCCAAACTTTCTGGTGGAATGTTGGCTCTCTTCCTGTACATGGCTCCAGCTCCTTCCTGTACAAAGTCCTGTGCAGCATTACCTGCCACGGCAGGGGCAGCCAGGTAGGCCCGTGCCACTATGGCCAAGAGCGGAAACTGTACTGCCTTCGTCCTCCACCACTGCAGAGGCTCCACTCCCAGCGAAGCCCCCTTGTCGGCCCTGAAGACAGACATCTCCATGTCTATAGACTCCTCGACAGAGCTTTGCCTGCTCCGGGGGGCAGAGCAGAACAGGTCTCCCAGCAGGAATTCCATACCAGAGAGCCCGGCCTGAGAGCCTGGGTCTGCTGACTCATTGTCATCGGTCTCTCCTACATCactctcttcatcttcatcttcgaTCTCTCTGAAGTTGATTGGTCGGGATTCTTTGATACGTTTGCTCCTCCGCAGGAAGTCACTCTCTGACTCTGGTGACCCAGGGGAGGGGCTTCTCTTAAGATGGCTTTGCTTCTTACCTTGCCTCCTCCTTCTGTCCTCCTTCACAATTCTGACGGCTTCTTTTTTCAGCCAATCAAAAGTTGCTGTCTGCTCCTAGAAATGGACACCATTAGGAAAACACTAATCTCTCAGTACACATTAATATCTATGCTAAAACATCCCCAAAGAGACAGTAAAAGTCTTGCATGTGTGTGGCTATGCTTTAAAGTGATATATGCTATTCATAGGGTAGCATGTCAAACCTCAGTGTTTTGGCACCAGCTGAAATGTGTCCAGAGAACCAAGTATTAACAAAATGCCAAGTACCATAAGCTGGCATTTTATTAGACTGTTCCTGATTTTGAAATCCAAATTTTACCaattttagactattttattGTACCAAGATCCTCGTATGGCCGCTTTTGTTTAGACAATGACCTCTGCTTTGAAGCATTTTGTTATCACAACCAAAACTCGGGTATCATATTGCGCTGATATCggcaagactaagagtctagaCTGATAGCATGCTAATATGACAAAACTTGGCAGCggtaatatttaccatgtttaccctcttagtttagcatgttagcatgctaacatttgtacAATTTGATGTAAAgagcagctgaggctgatgggaatgttagtTTTGTGGGTATTTGATCATAACAGAGTATTGGAGAAATTACAATTTTGGCCTGATAATGGCACTACTttaaaagttaagggatcagcAGAGTTATTACAATTAATCTGAGGGGAACCAAATGAACAatatttcatggcagtccagCCAACAgttgtcaaaacatttcattaaaaactgatgcTACAGAGGAAAGTCAGGTGGCTTCATCCTGTGAGGGTAAACCAACCAATAGGTGCCATGCCCGCCAGCGTGGGTACAAATTTCAAGTGATACCAGCCCCCAGTTATTCACTAATCAGTTCACTTCATTAAAACTTAATGACTCACCTTCTCCTCCATGAACCCCAGCCCATGGAACTGGGGGTCGAGGGAACATGCTATACACAGAACCCTGTTGACAACAGGGTTGTCGTAACAGCTTGCCAAGTTCCGCCTCATCATCCTCTTCACCTCCTTTAAGATGGATGACGAATCTCCTGGGCGGGATACAAGGTGGCGGGAGAGCAGGCCGATGAGAATGGGTTTGATGAGAGACAGACGGGGGAAGGCCTCTTTGGCAAGGGTTCGACATGCCACATCTAAAGGTTTGAGGACCAAGCACAGCTCCTCCAGGACCTTCCATTCAGAACGTATTGTGACGTTTGCTGAGGATGTGTTGGAGGTTGAGTTTGCGTGGCAGCTCCCAGATGAACTGGTTTCTGATGCAGTGTCTTCTTTAGACAAGCCCTCCCCTTTAATCTCTTTTATTATATCACAGACAAGGCTTTTATGTTTGATCAACGTGCTTAGTAGAGTGTACAGCTTATTCCACGTTGGCCGACTATGAGCCCACGACTTCAGCTCCGCCTGCTCTTGTTTTGTCAGGGCCTGCAACAGACTCTGATATGAGCCTCTGTTTTGAGCAGATGGCAGGAACAGGGTTGAGAGAGTACCCTGGAATTGGCAGAGAGTCTTGGAGATGACAGGGTATGACATCACTTCCTCAATGCAGTCCTGCACAGCGCTGAAGAAACATGGGACAGATGGTAGTCCCTCACTGGAATGGCCGTGCTCAGAGCCATGTGGTTCCTCGGGTGACACAGATTCATCTCTCTCAAGAAATGTTGTTGAGTTTGGGTGAGGGACACTTCCTGCAGCATCTCCACCTTTGTCACTCTTTATTGGCCCCAGCCTCATCTTattcctcccctcccctcccagcAGGACCAGATTGGGCTGGGATATTCCCCACTCCTGTGCCATCACTTTCACTTGTGTCTCCACTGTTTGAACTCTGTACTCTTTCATCCCACTCTCTGTCAGTCTTTGGGTTGCCAGGGCCAGGTTCTGAAAACTAAAATTAGAGTCTATGTAGTGTGCCCAGAGGGTAAGGTACCTCTCAGTGTTGCCCTGCCAGTTGTGGGACCAGACATCGACACTCAAAGTGACAAAGTGAGGAATTTCCCTGCGATGGTTGGGAGGTCGCCCACGTCTCCTGGGCTCAAACTCGATGGGAGCAGTGTAGTCAGATATCTCCTCATTTTCTGCACTTCCTGTTTTACTTCTCAGCAGCTGAGAAAGGGTTGTCTTGCCTTTGGTGTGGTGTTCTTTCAGGAGGTTATCGAGGTGACAATGGGACGGCAGCTCCTTGCAGGAGGGTAGGAGGGTTTGGATAAGCTGTCTGAAGCCTTCTCCTTCTACCAGAGCTGGGGGCTGGAGATCCATGATGAGAAAGTTGGTGATGGCATCGGTCACTTGTGCAGACAAAACCAGGGGGAGTGTACTGACCAGACCACTGTTAACCATCATGGGCTGAGAGCGTTGTTGACctgttggggggaaaaaaaaaagagcttgaacacatagcagtAGAAGAGTGGCAGAACCTACCAGCAGACAGGggcaagaagcttctagatggctgcaagaaatgtttagaggctgtcattgttgccaaaggttctacaaccaaatatttgtgaagggtgccaataactgtgtctggattatattttgtgtttgcattatttAACTAtcatgcaagttttgttttttattttcttttgttcggtaatcttggacattttattaaaatattatgattatacagaattggttaatttgcataaggggtgccaataatttcaaccagggcTATATCTATCAAGCTTTGTACTATACTGGATACCAGATACATTTGCTTGTTGGAAAAAGGGCAAAGAAGGAGATTCCTCACAATAACAGATGAGCTTCAGGATGGTTAACTGACCATCGTTTGACTAATCGGAcggttcaccactttggtccagactgaaatatctcaacaactattgaatggattgctataatattttgtacagacattcatggtcccaagaggatgaatcctacagACTTTCTTGAGCCTACTGATTTTTCTTCCCATGCCActgtgaggttgacatttggggtttttagtgaaatgtcttgacatcTACtgcatgaaatttgatacagatgTTCATGGTGCCTAAAAGATGAATCTTAACGACTTTGGTGGTCTCCTGACTATTCTTCTAGCATTATCACcaagtcaaagttttcacttatcttaagatatctcaacatctaaaagatgaattggcacaaaatttggtacagacactTGGGTTCCATGCTTATCACTTTGATGATCCCTTTTCCATATAGCTCAATCAtctgttcaaaatttaaatttgcccAGTACTTAAATTTCTGACCAAATATCTGAAATTCGAATGTATTCACATCAGCCTAAGCTGTGTTTAACATCAATTAGGAAATGTTAGTATGTTAACACACTAAAATAACAcgtgaacatggtaaacactgTACCTGCAAAACATCAGTGTCTTAgctttgtcactgtgagcatgttgcAACGATAGcgctagcatttagctcaacCCACTGCTGTACCAAAGCGCAGCTTCGCAGAGCTGCTAGAAAGGCTATAGACTCTTAGTCAATAGTTTTGGCTATCATTCCTTTTAGTAATAACACTGCACTTGCAATATTAATTGCAGAAACTGGAGACTACATTGCTTAAAAGAAGTCCGACTGGATAAAATCATGAGCAGTCAGACAACTAAAACAGGGTCTGGGTTAACAGAATTACAAAATTACCCGAACTGTCATTTGCTTCCTCCCTGGTTTATATTTGACCTACAGTACCCACCATAGCTGTTACCATAGTTTAATGTGTGATAtgctgtgttcccagatctcagcaattattctggtgattaaaatgttttcctaAATGATTGTGAAATCTATGAAAATAAGGTTCAacttgtaataaaccagaactTTCCTTTAACCTTGTATCTTTGACCTGCTGCGCAATGCCAAAAGGCAGGAGAGAGTAATTGTTACCTATGATCAGAAGACTTCGATCCTTGTTACTGTCACGTGGTCTGATGTGGTGCTTGTTGGTCAGATGGTTTTGGAGGTCCGCTGCTCCTCCAGCACAGCCCACATGCTCCCCACACAGCTTACAGACCACAGTGCTACGGTCCAGGGGCCGACCAGTGGGGTCTGGCTCGAACCCAAAAAAGTACCATGGGCTGTTCTGTGTTGCGTTTGGGTTACTCAGAAGTTTCTCGGTTCCAGGTATAAAATCGTACTTTTCCATTGGATGAGAGCTGGGGGACGGGAAGGAGATCACGGAAGTGGAGGTGAAGGCTGAGCCAGAAATCCCGCCTGGGTCATTAGCTGTGTCTGGGTTTGACATTGTCGTCACGTCACTAATGACAGGCATGGggctctgtgattggctgtgaTCTGACCAAAGGGAAGTGCTGCTGGGCTCCGGGAGGGTGACCAATTGGATGTCCTGCAGTAGGCGCAGAGCTGTCTCCTTTTCTCCAacttcacatttcacattgtcACCTGTGTTGCCCAACCAAAATCAAATGCAAAGGATATTGGCAAGATATTAAGCAAGCTAATTTTCTGGTCTTAAGACCTTCAGAATAGTTACAATTAAATTAAGTCTACCGTcagctgaaaaatgaatgttaaagtgaaaaattGATATGGTTCGGCTAGTGTGTATCTATCATGACAGTAACCCAGTGAGACAGAACTCACCCATCCCCAGGCCCAGCAAGGAGGCATAATCCTTGCCAATCCAGACCCTGAGCTCTGCTCCCTCTGTGATGGGCTGGGAAACCCTGTAGTAGATGTGACGGTAAAACTGGAAGACAACCAGATTGTGTTCCTCCTCACTGCTCGTATATTTTACATACCTATAATATGGAGCAAATACATACAGATTGTCAATGTGACCAACCAAGTAAGCACAAAACTCTGTACTCTactatgaaaaaaatctgtaattaaAACTGCATGTCAAAcagtattacaaaaaaaacaaagtgacaggGAGAAAGGAAACTTAGTTTAGAGGGAAACACTACTTTAATTAGTTCACACTACCCACCTCATCCAGTTGGATTTGTTTTCATCAGAAGCATCAACGTAGATGAAAGCAGCATCATCCCTAATCTGGAGATGGGAGCAACGTGTATGTCAGCTATTCTTATGACCAATTCTATATGGAATTTCTAAATGGAATTGGcaacacaaaccacaaattaCATCATGTATTTTAAGtggattttaaatgtgattgTGGCACAAAACAACACTGTTGCAGTAACTTGATTTCAAACTGCCTCTTTATGTCAGCTCAAACCAGTCTACTTACAGCCCAGGCATATTTGAGGTTGGTCGGCATTTGTCCCCTACACACTTCTCCTACAAAGGGCCCAAACATGACGCCTTGCTGAAGGTGACACTTGGCGTACACCTGCATGTCTCCCATCTGCTCCTCGCCAGAAGGACCAGACATCCCAGACTCAATGTCCCTGCACAGGCACAGGCAGGAAGGCAGGGATAGCACTGCTCGGGAAGGGCCGCCATGGAGCCACGGCTCCCCAGGTGGCAACACTGCATCTGGGACATAGTTCTGATTCGAAGCATTGTGGAGAAACGGAACATCCTCAAAGAATTCTTCATGGTTGAGATCCAAACCtagaaaacaaaagaatgatTAGTCAGATATGGAACTGAGTTGGGATAGTCCTCTTTATGGAGCAtgtttactgtttctttttttgttttaggtaaaaaaaaaaaaagaaagaaagaaaatataacaGAATTAAGCAACACGGGAAAATACAGATAACACCTTTGGAAAATGTCACTGCATTAGAATGTAACTGTTACTATACAACATAAGATACGCCACTGGTCAAAAGCTTCAGAACACcaccatttttccagtttttatttaaatctaagcaattcaagtccagtgaataaccttaaatgcTACAAAGGTAAGTaataaactgcccaaggtaaaaaaaacaaacaatttagcTCACCAAAAACcgaaaaatcatgtaaatgtcATAGAAAACCAGCCTTTTTCCAGGAATGAAGAAAGGggttaacttacagctttcACATAGCAAGGGAAGTAAATTAAGCATTGAAATGCAAACAGTTCCTACAGGTGCCCAAACTTCTGTTGAGTtcttacaaaccctctgtctgtacaaaggcagtgttggaacaaactgtgttactactgtactgcaggaagttggactgtatattgctgtcagaatggggagaaaaaggcaagtaacagaggaagacagactggttggtcaggggttcttcctacagcaagataatgacccaaaacattatAAGAACTAGAaggtggcttcacatgatgg is drawn from Xiphias gladius isolate SHS-SW01 ecotype Sanya breed wild chromosome 15, ASM1685928v1, whole genome shotgun sequence and contains these coding sequences:
- the LOC120800064 gene encoding uncharacterized protein LOC120800064 isoform X2, yielding MKTDQRDCRDSLDLFASDMTTKEEIILKEENESQEEEECEVNTTDLFRHAMVSDLELEELEDSRTEISKVTKKQTTWAVNCFTGWLESQGRQVDLSTVENTELNGLLRHFYGSVRNSKGELYGIASYIALRAGLNRYFKEPPVGRPVCLMRDAEFTSANKVFLGVLRRIRKSGRDITSHHQALTPNDIRILKHSRAMDTCTPKGLLNKVWFDIQVHFGRRGKQANRNLKPDSFVIRKDERGLRYCTLIFGDETKMYNEKDRCSMFEKPGSELCPITSLLKYLSKLPSNAAALYLQPKKELTDDMWYSHVPLGVNYLGSMLARMCKEAGTSVIYTNHCIRSTPFHQLCDSGLEGREIITVSVKRSESSLQSHQTPSLRSRKQCSEILPENDSAGPAGLDLNHEEFFEDVPFLHNASNQNYVPDAVLPPGEPWLHGGPSRAVLSLPSCLCLCRDIESGMSGPSGEEQMGDMQVYAKCHLQQGVMFGPFVGEVCRGQMPTNLKYAWAIRDDAAFIYVDASDENKSNWMRYVKYTSSEEEHNLVVFQFYRHIYYRVSQPITEGAELRVWIGKDYASLLGLGMGDNVKCEVGEKETALRLLQDIQLVTLPEPSSTSLWSDHSQSQSPMPVISDVTTMSNPDTANDPGGISGSAFTSTSVISFPSPSSHPMEKYDFIPGTEKLLSNPNATQNSPWYFFGFEPDPTGRPLDRSTVVCKLCGEHVGCAGGAADLQNHLTNKHHIRPRDSNKDRSLLIIGQQRSQPMMVNSGLVSTLPLVLSAQVTDAITNFLIMDLQPPALVEGEGFRQLIQTLLPSCKELPSHCHLDNLLKEHHTKGKTTLSQLLRSKTGSAENEEISDYTAPIEFEPRRRGRPPNHRREIPHFVTLSVDVWSHNWQGNTERYLTLWAHYIDSNFSFQNLALATQRLTESGMKEYRVQTVETQVKVMAQEWGISQPNLVLLGGEGRNKMRLGPIKSDKGGDAAGSVPHPNSTTFLERDESVSPEEPHGSEHGHSSEGLPSVPCFFSAVQDCIEEVMSYPVISKTLCQFQGTLSTLFLPSAQNRGSYQSLLQALTKQEQAELKSWAHSRPTWNKLYTLLSTLIKHKSLVCDIIKEIKGEGLSKEDTASETSSSGSCHANSTSNTSSANVTIRSEWKVLEELCLVLKPLDVACRTLAKEAFPRLSLIKPILIGLLSRHLVSRPGDSSSILKEVKRMMRRNLASCYDNPVVNRVLCIACSLDPQFHGLGFMEEKTATFDWLKKEAVRIVKEDRRRRQGKKQSHLKRSPSPGSPESESDFLRRSKRIKESRPINFREIEDEDEESDVGETDDNESADPGSQAGLSGMEFLLGDLFCSAPRSRQSSVEESIDMEMSVFRADKGASLGVEPLQWWRTKAVQFPLLAIVARAYLAAPAVAGNAAQDFVQEGAGAMYRKRANIPPESLEAILFLHHNQMPTTDTGQTAVRNDDRNTGIEKVP